The following nucleotide sequence is from Patescibacteria group bacterium.
ATACCGCTTGTGTTTTCTCTAAATTGGACAATTTATTAAATTCAGCTCCCGTTGTAATGTCCGTTATTTTCTCTACTAACCCAATCTCTTTTGCCACCGCAAAAGAAACTTCTTTGCTATCTCCTGTTAAAATCTTAACCCCCACCCCTAAATTTTGCGCCCGTTTAATAGTACTGTTTGCGGTTTTTTTAATAGGGTCAAAAAAAGATACCAACCCAATAAAGTTGAGATTGCTTTCCGCGCTTCTAGCAAAATCTTCTCCTTCAAGTTTCTTTTTGGCTATAGCAATAACCCTGCCTCCTTTTAATCCTTCTTCTTCTGCCCAAACGGAAATGCTTTTCTTTTCAGAATAAGTTAGGTGAGAACAGAGCTTAACTATTTCCTCACATGCCCCCCGTACATAAACGGTAGGAAAAAGTTTTCCTTTAACAAGCAAAGCGCTTCGTTTTCTTTCAGGGTCAAAAGGTAAATTATCCAAAACTTCAATGTTTCTTTTATAGAAAGAGGACAGCTTCTTAAAAACAGCGTCTTCAAAACCTTCTATTTTAAGTCCGGAAAACATTAAAACCTCCTCTTTTTCTTTTACGGCGTAAATATTTGATACCGAAAGCTTGTTTTCAGTTAAAGTTCCGGTCTTATCCGCGCATAAAATTTCCACACTTCCCAAATCTTCTATAGCCGAAAGCCTTTTTATCACCACATTGTTTTTAGCAAGTTTAAAAGCGCCTTTGGACAACGAAAAAGTCATTACAGCAGGAAGAGCTTCGGGTATAACACTTACGGCTAAAGCAATAGAAAAAATAAGAAGTTGCGGAAAATTAGCGGATTGCCCTTTAAGAATCAAATTTAAAATAAAAATAATTGCCAAAGTTATTAATGTAAGCCGTAATATAAACGAACTCAAACTGGTTATGGATTTCTCAAAATCGCTTTCCCGATGTGTTTCTATAGACAGTTTCGCAATTTTTCCAAGCGCGGTTTCTTTTCCTGTTTTTAACACAATCCCTGTGCATTTCCCGGTTGCTAAAGTTGTACCCGAAAAACATAAATTGTTAGCCTCGTAAAACTCGTCCACTACCTTTTTTAAAGGACTGCTTTGCTTTTTAATAAAAACAGATTCTCCCGTTAATACCGACTCATCCACCGTTAAATTTTCCTCTTCAATAACACGGATATCGCAAGGGACTAAATCTCCCGCCTCTAAAAACACAATATCTCCGGGAACAAGCTCTTCGCTTTTAACCGTATTTTTAACGCCGTCCCGAATTATTTTGGATAGGGAAGTTATATATTTTTTTAAATACTTTAAAATCTTTTCAGACTTGTACTCCTGATAAAAACCCAAAAATACATCTATTAAAACAAAAAGAAGAATCATCAACCCGTTAAGTACATCCTTTAATCCAAAAGAGACTAGAGAAGCCACAATAAGTAGGTATATAAAAGGGGATTTAAATTGTCTCAAAAGAATATGCCACCAATAAACTTTGGAATATTCAATTTTGTTCAGACCACAAATTTCTTGGAGTTTAATAACGGAGTTTATAGACAAACCATTTCTGGTTACCTTAAATTCTTCAAAAATTTCATCAAGACTTTTGTTCGCGTACGAAAACAAATCCATATCTTACATAATACTATAA
It contains:
- a CDS encoding HAD-IC family P-type ATPase, whose protein sequence is MDLFSYANKSLDEIFEEFKVTRNGLSINSVIKLQEICGLNKIEYSKVYWWHILLRQFKSPFIYLLIVASLVSFGLKDVLNGLMILLFVLIDVFLGFYQEYKSEKILKYLKKYITSLSKIIRDGVKNTVKSEELVPGDIVFLEAGDLVPCDIRVIEEENLTVDESVLTGESVFIKKQSSPLKKVVDEFYEANNLCFSGTTLATGKCTGIVLKTGKETALGKIAKLSIETHRESDFEKSITSLSSFILRLTLITLAIIFILNLILKGQSANFPQLLIFSIALAVSVIPEALPAVMTFSLSKGAFKLAKNNVVIKRLSAIEDLGSVEILCADKTGTLTENKLSVSNIYAVKEKEEVLMFSGLKIEGFEDAVFKKLSSFYKRNIEVLDNLPFDPERKRSALLVKGKLFPTVYVRGACEEIVKLCSHLTYSEKKSISVWAEEEGLKGGRVIAIAKKKLEGEDFARSAESNLNFIGLVSFFDPIKKTANSTIKRAQNLGVGVKILTGDSKEVSFAVAKEIGLVEKITDITTGAEFNKLSNLEKTQAVLRYNVFSRVTPEQKFEIINLLQSKFVVGFLGEGINDAPALKIANVGLVVKGAANVANEAADIVLLKKDLGVIIGGIQAGRETFANTTKYIKATLASNFGNFYTVAIVSLFIDFLPLLPLQILLLNLLSDFPMVAIATDSVDKEELKSPKKYNIKDIALVGSFLGIVSSFFDFMFFLVFYKISPAVLQTNWFMGSVITELLFLFSIRTKRGIFKATKPSKSILVLTVFTIIITLILPFTVLGHKLFSFESPKPSYLVTMGIIVVCYLAVTEIVKRLYYKKFDKNQ